One window of the Halobacillus litoralis genome contains the following:
- a CDS encoding cory-CC-star protein: protein MEKKFSLKRLFEMYDEVLSLPHKQEIARELRDEDDLFLLLVYSDMLGIPNPAFYYTLELYPYIIEKFHDWHLRMGMEKSPLDGIRCC from the coding sequence ATGGAGAAAAAATTTTCACTGAAGCGATTATTTGAGATGTATGATGAAGTCCTCAGCCTTCCTCATAAACAAGAAATCGCCCGTGAGTTGCGGGATGAGGATGATCTCTTTTTACTTCTTGTTTATTCAGACATGCTGGGAATTCCAAACCCGGCCTTTTATTATACACTTGAACTGTACCCTTACATCATTGAAAAATTTCACGACTGGCATTTGCGTATGGGGATGGAGAAATCTCCTCTTGATGGAATCCGGTGCTGTTAA
- a CDS encoding YtxH domain-containing protein, translating into MTKSKTVLSNDNRKEMVEGNKKGKITGAVIGGIAGAAAGLMFSPKKLNSEKQAQLKDKANQAGESLRGLKDKTKEKSGESLKGLKDKTKEKSGKLASNLKKNKNDKQEENEETTSQEAADLPPQQLESSEKEASATSENKKAPSTQTEEPVTEISSDDDTTR; encoded by the coding sequence ATGACAAAAAGCAAAACGGTATTAAGTAATGATAATAGAAAAGAAATGGTAGAAGGCAATAAGAAAGGAAAGATTACAGGTGCGGTCATCGGGGGAATCGCTGGAGCTGCAGCGGGATTAATGTTTTCTCCTAAGAAGTTGAACAGCGAGAAACAGGCTCAGCTGAAAGATAAAGCGAACCAAGCTGGAGAATCGCTGAGAGGTCTGAAGGATAAAACAAAGGAAAAATCCGGAGAATCGTTGAAAGGGCTGAAGGATAAAACAAAAGAAAAATCCGGAAAATTGGCAAGCAATTTGAAAAAGAATAAGAACGATAAGCAGGAAGAAAATGAAGAGACGACATCCCAGGAGGCGGCAGACCTTCCCCCACAGCAATTGGAAAGCTCTGAGAAAGAAGCGTCAGCTACTAGTGAAAACAAAAAGGCGCCATCTACACAAACAGAAGAACCTGTAACTGAGATTTCCAGTGATGATGATACAACTCGATAA
- the gvpU gene encoding gas vesicle accessory protein GvpU translates to MDNLLKNFVKAANQHDFSLDITLNVDGALITGKTVSAQKYLEYLSNNFEDGNEISQTLSEQLAEASQREYDHDDVQYIHLENAQVYNGDSQPTPSEGDFYWRGKLQEIDGFFLGKIDAKTE, encoded by the coding sequence ATGGATAACTTACTGAAAAATTTCGTGAAGGCAGCTAATCAACATGACTTTTCGCTGGATATCACTTTGAATGTTGATGGTGCATTAATCACAGGAAAAACGGTTTCCGCGCAAAAATACCTTGAGTATTTGAGCAATAATTTCGAAGATGGTAACGAGATTTCTCAAACCCTTAGCGAGCAGCTCGCTGAAGCGAGTCAAAGAGAGTACGACCATGATGATGTCCAGTATATCCACCTCGAAAATGCCCAAGTCTATAATGGTGACAGTCAACCGACACCTTCAGAAGGAGATTTCTATTGGCGCGGAAAACTGCAAGAGATCGATGGATTCTTCTTAGGGAAAATCGATGCCAAAACAGAATGA
- a CDS encoding acyltransferase translates to MARERIESIYFLRLFAMMMVVLVHVTAAFHSVLPYGSDAFAKYHFINRIIRVEAGIFIMITAMVFFYKYMEQKMDGAELKAYYKKRAVYIVVPYLVWAVFYEALSIYTGAVSLNFSEIGLRILQGQSFYQLHFIFLIVQFYLFFPIILFVAQKVPFFKKYMWLFGIGIEIGYYFLNREFQLIPFSSFLSALGPYLLGAWIGTYYKEQKAKIFNKSTLFWTVSAIATGITTVYLHYHLYTVNSLYLPGWTYLIINMIYIMTSSYLMFRLTEIICNKWPKLIPNVQNIAIYSFGFYLLHPFILKVVAQFIPLSGGYWFHAGIILRFLSTLALCYLTIWLTHRYFPMPGLLFGKLPKRAPRFLGLPRQKEEYSDKGASA, encoded by the coding sequence ATGGCTAGAGAAAGAATAGAGTCTATATACTTTTTACGTCTTTTTGCCATGATGATGGTCGTGTTGGTCCATGTAACAGCGGCCTTTCATTCTGTACTGCCTTACGGAAGCGATGCATTTGCGAAATACCATTTCATCAATCGCATCATAAGAGTAGAAGCAGGCATTTTCATCATGATCACAGCAATGGTGTTTTTTTATAAATATATGGAACAAAAAATGGATGGAGCAGAATTGAAGGCCTATTATAAAAAGAGAGCCGTTTATATTGTCGTGCCTTATCTTGTGTGGGCTGTCTTTTATGAAGCTTTATCCATATATACAGGAGCGGTCTCGCTGAATTTCAGTGAAATCGGATTGCGCATTTTGCAAGGGCAGTCGTTTTATCAACTTCACTTCATCTTTTTAATTGTGCAATTTTATTTATTTTTTCCTATTATTCTATTTGTCGCTCAGAAGGTCCCGTTTTTCAAAAAGTACATGTGGTTATTCGGGATAGGTATTGAAATTGGATATTATTTCTTGAATCGTGAATTTCAACTGATTCCATTCAGTTCTTTCTTGAGTGCTCTTGGACCTTATTTATTAGGAGCATGGATCGGCACCTATTATAAGGAGCAGAAGGCGAAAATCTTCAATAAATCTACGTTGTTTTGGACGGTTTCAGCCATTGCCACAGGGATCACTACCGTTTATTTACATTACCATTTATACACGGTTAATTCGTTATATCTCCCTGGCTGGACTTATTTGATCATTAATATGATTTATATCATGACAAGTAGTTATTTGATGTTCCGATTGACTGAAATCATCTGCAATAAATGGCCGAAACTCATACCCAATGTGCAGAATATCGCCATCTATTCCTTCGGGTTTTACTTGCTGCACCCTTTCATATTGAAAGTGGTTGCGCAATTCATCCCACTTTCTGGAGGGTATTGGTTCCATGCGGGAATCATACTCAGGTTCTTAAGCACACTGGCCCTTTGCTATCTAACCATCTGGCTGACTCACCGTTACTTTCCTATGCCAGGCTTGCTGTTCGGGAAGTTGCCTAAAAGGGCACCAAGGTTCCTCGGGCTTCCCCGTCAGAAGGAAGAATATAGTGACAAAGGTGCATCCGCCTAA
- a CDS encoding carbon starvation CstA family protein, with product MSGIWLAVVGGIVFFLGYKYYSKFIAEKIYRLDPNYVTPAHQYKDGVDFVPTNKFVLWGHHFTSVAGAAPIVGPAIAVYWGWLPAVLWVLLGTVFAAGVHDFGTLVLSVRNKGQSIGTLASKLIGQKAKVLFLFIILLLVLMVNAVFAWVIANLFISFPASVLSVFIQIPLAVWIGYRVYKKQGNMLLPSVVALAVMYLAAIVASKVPALQIDLVRYFGGEGATTLFGLNATSMAFFVWIIVLMAYVYIASTLPVWKLLQPRDYINSHQLVVGLGLLYLGLLFTNPEITAPVTNTSADTSWFPLLFITIACGAISGFHGLVSSGTTSKQLNNESEARFVGYLGSVGEGALALVAIIAVVTFFPTAGEFTATYSGFAEASNAGLGVFIQGAGQLATGLGIPATVAATIVSVIVVSFAATTLDSSVRLMRYIIAELGTEYKIKPLTKMHVATTVAVVSSAALTLIPQGPKGFGSGGYLLWPLFGTSNQLLAGISLLLVSIWLKQQGRNYLPTIIPMVFLMFMTLWAMISQVLTEWAPWAEGSDWMLFSFGAIILVFTLWILITAISAITGNEKNSIDKSA from the coding sequence GTGAGTGGGATTTGGTTAGCAGTTGTCGGAGGCATTGTCTTTTTTCTTGGTTATAAGTATTATTCAAAGTTCATTGCAGAAAAGATTTATCGTCTGGATCCGAATTATGTGACTCCGGCTCATCAGTACAAAGATGGAGTGGATTTTGTACCAACGAATAAATTTGTCTTATGGGGCCACCATTTCACGTCAGTGGCCGGAGCGGCTCCGATTGTCGGACCTGCCATTGCGGTTTATTGGGGGTGGCTGCCAGCTGTTTTGTGGGTGCTGCTCGGTACCGTTTTTGCAGCAGGAGTCCATGATTTCGGCACGCTCGTTTTATCTGTACGCAACAAAGGCCAGTCGATAGGAACATTGGCAAGTAAATTGATCGGTCAAAAGGCGAAGGTTTTGTTTTTATTCATCATTTTACTGCTCGTCTTGATGGTCAACGCCGTGTTTGCCTGGGTCATTGCCAATTTATTCATCTCCTTTCCAGCGAGTGTATTATCTGTTTTCATTCAAATTCCATTGGCGGTTTGGATCGGATACCGTGTGTATAAAAAGCAGGGGAATATGCTTCTTCCATCCGTTGTAGCACTTGCTGTCATGTATTTGGCTGCCATCGTTGCCAGTAAAGTACCGGCCCTGCAAATCGACTTAGTCCGCTATTTCGGTGGAGAAGGGGCGACGACTCTTTTCGGATTGAACGCCACATCGATGGCATTCTTCGTCTGGATCATCGTTTTAATGGCTTATGTGTATATTGCTTCAACATTACCTGTCTGGAAGCTATTGCAGCCGCGTGATTATATCAATTCCCATCAACTCGTTGTCGGACTTGGACTATTGTATTTAGGATTGCTGTTTACCAATCCAGAAATCACAGCACCTGTAACTAATACTTCAGCAGATACTTCCTGGTTCCCATTATTGTTCATTACCATTGCTTGTGGTGCTATTTCCGGGTTCCACGGACTCGTTTCATCTGGAACGACTTCAAAGCAATTGAATAATGAATCCGAAGCTCGATTTGTCGGTTATTTAGGGTCTGTTGGCGAAGGTGCACTTGCTCTAGTTGCCATCATTGCCGTCGTCACGTTCTTCCCGACAGCAGGTGAATTCACAGCGACGTACAGTGGATTTGCCGAAGCGAGTAACGCAGGATTGGGTGTATTCATCCAGGGTGCTGGGCAACTGGCAACCGGTTTAGGTATTCCAGCTACAGTAGCAGCTACAATCGTATCTGTTATTGTCGTCAGTTTTGCCGCGACAACACTGGACTCTTCTGTTCGTTTGATGCGCTACATCATTGCAGAGCTTGGAACAGAGTACAAAATCAAACCACTTACAAAAATGCACGTTGCGACAACGGTTGCAGTCGTGTCCAGTGCTGCACTGACGTTGATTCCTCAGGGTCCAAAAGGTTTTGGTTCCGGTGGGTACCTGCTCTGGCCACTGTTCGGAACTTCGAATCAGCTGTTAGCCGGAATCAGTTTGCTGCTCGTTTCTATTTGGCTGAAACAACAGGGACGCAATTACCTGCCGACAATCATTCCGATGGTATTTCTTATGTTCATGACACTATGGGCGATGATCAGTCAGGTATTGACGGAATGGGCGCCTTGGGCTGAGGGCAGTGATTGGATGTTGTTCAGTTTCGGTGCTATCATTCTTGTCTTCACGCTTTGGATACTGATTACTGCTATTTCCGCTATCACAGGAAATGAAAAGAACTCCATTGATAAAAGCGCCTGA